A genome region from Cucumis sativus cultivar 9930 chromosome 4, Cucumber_9930_V3, whole genome shotgun sequence includes the following:
- the LOC101205773 gene encoding UDP-glucuronic acid decarboxylase 2, with product MGSELIFRGHDETQPAADAYSPKPPKPWLSVTRPIRYMLREQRLVFVLVGIAIATFVFTLFPSSNSPSRVGYDPIPTELARWSNTPSYEHRAGFQVHRVMNSGGKIPLGLKRKGLRIVVTGGAGFVGSHLVDRLIERGDSVIVVDNFFTGRKENVMHHFGNPRFELIRHDVVEPLLLEVDQIYHLACPASPVHYKFNPVKTIKTNVVGTLNMLGLAKRVGARFLLTSTSEVYGDPLQHPQVETYWGNVNPIGVRSCYDEGKRTAETLTMDYHRGADVQVRIARIFNTYGPRMCIDDGRVVSNFVAQALRKEPLTVYGDGKQTRSFQYVSDLVEGLMKLMEGEHIGPFNLGNPGEFTMLELAKVVQETIDPDAKIVYKPNTADDPHKRKPDITKAKDLLGWEPKIPLRKGLPLMVSDFRQRIFGDHKDNSGANVAA from the exons ATGGGATCGGAGTTAATATTCAGAGGACACGACGAGACCCAACCGGCGGCGGACGCATATTCCCCAAAACCCCCAAAACCATGGCTGTCCGTCACCCGTCCGATTCGCTACATGCTTCGTGAACAGCGCCTCGTTTTCGTCCTCGTCGGCATTGCCATCGCCACTTTCGTCTTCACCCTCTTCCCCTCTTCCAATTCTCCTTCCCGGGTCGGATACGACCCGATCCCCACCGAACTTGCCCGGTGGTCCAATACGCCGTCGTACGAACACCGAGCCGGCTTCCAAGTCCACCGTGTAATGAACTCCGGCGGCAAGATCCCACTTGGGCTGAAGCGGAAAGGGCTCCGGATCGTGGTGACTGGGGGGGCTGGATTCGTCGGGTCGCATCTTGTGGACCGTTTGATCGAGAGAGGCGACAGCGTGATCGTGGTGGATAATTTCTTCACCGGACGGAAAGAAAACGTGATGCATCATTTTGGGAACCCGAGATTTGAATTGATTCGACACGATGTTGTTGAACCACTTCTTCTTGAAGTAGACCAGATCTACCATTTGGCTTGCCCTGCTTCCCCTGTTCATTACAAATTCAACCCTGTCAAGACAATC AAGACCAATGTGGTCGGAACTTTGAATATGTTGGGATTAGCAAAGAGAGTTGGAGCAAGGTTTCTGCTGACTAGTACCAGTGAAGTTTACGGAGATCCTCTTCAACACCCACAAGTTGAAACCTACTGGGGCAACGTTAATCCCATCG GTGTCCGGAGCTGTTACGATGAAGGAAAACGCACCGCCGAGACCTTGACCATGGACTATCACCGAGGAGCCGATGTTCAA GTTAGGATTGCTAGAATTTTCAACACTTATGGCCCAAGAATGTGCATTGATGATGGTCGCGTTGTTAGTAATTTTGTTGCTCAG GCTTTGAGGAAGGAGCCTCTTACTGTCTATGGTGATGGGAAACAAACCAGGAGTTTCCAATATGTTTCTGATCTT GTGGAGGGATTGATGAAGCTAATGGAGGGAGAGCACATTGGACCCTTCAACCTTGGTAACCCTGGTGAATTCACCATGCTTGAACTTGCCAAg GTTGTCCAGGAAACAATCGATCCAGATGCAAAGATAGTGTACAAGCCAAACACAGCGGATGACCCTCACAAGAGGAAGCCAGACATCACCAAGGCCAAGGATCTACTTGGGTGGGAACCCAAAATTCCTCTTCGCAAGGGTCTCCCGCTCATGGTCTCCGATTTTCGACAACGTATCTTTGGTGACCATAAGGACAACAGCGGGGCTAACGTGGCAGCGTAG
- the LOC101214595 gene encoding caffeoylshikimate esterase: protein MEVQYEEEYIRNSRGVQIFTCRWLPTHSSPKALVFLCHGYGMECSGFMRGCGHRLATSGYAVFGMDYEGHGRSSGARCYIKKFENIVADCYAFFTSISVEEEYRDKCRFLYGESMGGAVALLLHKKNPRFWNGAVLVAPMCKISEKVKPHPVVVNLLTRVEEIIPKWKIVPTKDVINSAFKDPIKREEIRNNKLIYQDKPRLKTALEMLRASMNLEDTLHEVTLPFFVLHGEADIVTDPEVSRALYEKASSKDKTIKLYPGMWHGLTSGEPDENIEIVFSDIIDWLDKHAGGNTAKFQLQSTTCSNGIGVDHRLNNGQTTLSSGKESRRSQNHRGSYLCGLKGRLQSAM, encoded by the exons ATGGAGGTTCAATATGAAGAG GAATACATAAGGAATTCGAGAGGAGTCCAGATTTTCACATGCCGATGGCTTCCAACGCATTCTTCACCCAAAGCGCTAGTGTTTCTCTGCCATG GATACGGCATGGAATGCAGTGGATTCATGAGAG GATGTGGACATCGGCTTGCAACTTCGGGGTACGCAGTGTTTGGGATGGACTATGAAGGACATGGAAGATCGAGTGGAGCTCGTTGCTATATCAAGAAGTTTGAAAACATTGTTGCTGATTGTTACGCCTTCTTCACTTCCATTTCTG TTGAGGAAGAGTACAGAGACAAATGCAGGTTCTTGTATGGAGAGTCAATGGGTGGGGCTGTGGCCCTTCTTCTGCACAAGAAAAATCCCAGATTTTGGAATGGTGCTGTTCTCGTAGCTCCAATGTGCAAG ATATCTGAGAAGGTGAAGCCGCACCCTGTGGTTGTGAATCTGTTAACAAGAGTAGAAGAAATTATACCCAAATGGAAAATTGTCCCAACAAAGGATGTCATAAATTCAGCCTTCAAGGACCCCATAAAGCGTGAAGAG ATAAGGAACAATAAGTTAATATACCAAGACAAGCCCAGGCTAAAAACAGCCCTGGAGATGCTAAGAGCGAGCATGAACTTAGAAGACACCTTACACGAG GTAACACTTCCATTCTTCGTATTACATGGAGAAGCCGATATAGTAACAGACCCAGAAGTAAGCAGAGCATTGTACGAGAAAGCAAGCAGCAAAGATAAGACAATAAAATTATACCCAGGAATGTGGCATGGCTTGACATCAGGAGAACCAGACGAGAACATCGAAATTGTGTTCTCCGACATCATAGATTGGCTTGACAAACACGCCGGCGGGAACACGGCGAAGTTTCAACTTCAATCCACCACTTGCTCAAATGGGATTGGCGTTGATCATAGATTAAATAATGGCCAAACCACATTAAGCAGTGGGAAAGAGAGTCGAAGAAGTCAGAATCATCGTGGGAGTTATCTCTGTGGTTTGAAGGGGCGGTTGCAATCGGCGATGTAA
- the LOC101205540 gene encoding magnesium/proton exchanger isoform X1, whose amino-acid sequence MASFAIENVESGQAISSISGTGKCESYFIFSIETSLGDALRIFLYFMGLAYCFVGLSAITARFFRSMENVVKHSRKVVEIDPHTNTEIIRYEKVWNFTIADISLLAFGTSFPQISLATIDAIRNIGNLYAGGLGPGTLVGSAAFDLFPIHAVCVVVPKAGELKKISDIGVWLVELVWSFWAYIWLYIILEVWTPKVITLWEALLTVLQYGLLLTHAYAQDKRWPYLSLPLARTERPEEWVPPEIDICKQDNPCREEFQAHENEQRSIVDIFSIHDSDGKVYHEVPGHDIAESSNSNIPEEMDGKADHPHVLKIWKQQFVDALSLETSESKQRNNIYLRSARLCWQLIVAPWRLLFAFVPPYHIAHGWVAFICSLMFISGIAYVLTKFTDLISCVSGINPYVIAFTALASGTSWPDLVASKIAAERQTTADSAIANITCSNSVNIYVGIGVPWLISTTYNFIAYKEPLKIKDAGGLSFSLLVFFSTSVACIVVLVFRRVTLGAELGGPKVWAWITCIFFMVLWVIFVVLSSLKVSDII is encoded by the exons ATGGCATCATTTGCTATAGAAAATGTAGAAAGTGGACAAGCAATTTCTAGCATTTCTGGGACTGGAAAATGTGAAAGCTACTTCATTTTTAGTATTGAAACCTCCCTTGGGGATGCACTTCGgatatttctatattttatggGCCTTGCATATTGTTTCGTTGGATTGTCTGCTATTACTGCTCGATTTTTTCGGTCCATGGAGAATGTTGTGAAGCACTCAAGGAAGGTGGTAGAGATAGATCCACACACCAATACTGAAATTATTAGATATGAGAAGGTCTGGAATTTTACAATAGCAGATATCAGCTTACTGGCGTTTGGCACTAGCTTTCCTCAAATATCACTAGCTACTATTGATGCTATTCGAAATATTGGCAACCTGTATGCTGGAG GTCTGGGACCTGGAACACTGGTTGGTTCTGCTGCTTTCGACCTTTTTCCCATTCATGCTGTTTGCGTTGTAGTGCCTAAGGCAGGggagttgaaaaaaatatctgATATAGGAGTTTGGCTAGTTGAGCTCGTTTGGTCTTTCTGGGCTTATATTTGGCTATACATTATTTTGGAG GTGTGGACACCAAAAGTAATAACTCTTTGGGAAGCTTTGTTGACTGTGCTACAGTATGGATTACTGCTTACACATGCTTATGCTCAAGATAAGAGATGGCCCTACTTGTCCCTTCCTTT GGCAAGAACCGAGAGGCCAGAGGAATGGGTGCCACCTGAGATTGATATATGCAAACAGGATAATCCCTGTAGAGAGGAATTTCAAGCCCATGAGAATGAGCAGAGAAGCATTGTTGACATTTTCTCCATCCATGATAGTGATGGGAAAG tatatcaTGAAGTTCCTGGACACGATATTGCTGAATCCTCCAATAGTAATATTCCCGAGGAGATGGATGGAAAGGCAGACCACCCTCATGTGcttaaaatttggaaacaaCAGTTTGTGGATGCACTTTCG TTGGAAACTTCAGAATCAAAGCAGCGGAATAACATCTATTTACGATCAGCAAGATTATGCTGGCAGTTGATTGTTGCTCCATGGAGActtttgtttgcttttgtACCTCCTTATCACATTGCTCATGGATGGGTTGCCTTTATTTGCTCCCTTATGTTCATAAGTGGGATAGCTTATGTCCTTACTAAGTTCACAGATCTAATAAGCTGTGTCTCAG GAATAAATCCTTATGTCATAGCATTTACAGCATTGGCAAGTGGAACTTCTTGGCCAGATTTAGTGGCTAGTAAGATTGCTGCTGAGCGCCAGACAACGGCAGACTCTGCCATTGCAAACATAACTTGCAG CAATTCAGTGAACATATACGTGGGAATTGGAGTTCCATGGCTGATAAGCACTACATACAACTTCATAGCATATAAAGAACCATTAAAGATAAAGGATGCAGGAGGGCTGAGCTTCAGTTTGTTGGTGTTTTTTTCGACATCTGTGGCTTGCATTGTTGTGCTTGTGTTTAGACGTGTAACATTAGGTGCAGAACTTGGAGGGCCAAAGGTTTGGGCTTGGATTACATGTATCTTTTTCATGGTGCTTTGGGTCATCTTTGTGGTCTTGTCTTCACTCAAGGTTTCAGATATTATCTGA
- the LOC101205540 gene encoding magnesium/proton exchanger isoform X2 produces MASFAIENVESGQAISSISGTGKCESYFIFSIETSLGDALRIFLYFMGLAYCFVGLSAITARFFRSMENVVKHSRKVVEIDPHTNTEIIRYEKVWNFTIADISLLAFGTSFPQISLATIDAIRNIGNLYAGGLGPGTLVGSAAFDLFPIHAVCVVVPKAGELKKISDIGVWLVELVWSFWAYIWLYIILEVWTPKVITLWEALLTVLQYGLLLTHAYAQDKRWPYLSLPLARTERPEEWVPPEIDICKQDNPCREEFQAHENEQRSIVDIFSIHDSDGKVPGHDIAESSNSNIPEEMDGKADHPHVLKIWKQQFVDALSLETSESKQRNNIYLRSARLCWQLIVAPWRLLFAFVPPYHIAHGWVAFICSLMFISGIAYVLTKFTDLISCVSGINPYVIAFTALASGTSWPDLVASKIAAERQTTADSAIANITCSNSVNIYVGIGVPWLISTTYNFIAYKEPLKIKDAGGLSFSLLVFFSTSVACIVVLVFRRVTLGAELGGPKVWAWITCIFFMVLWVIFVVLSSLKVSDII; encoded by the exons ATGGCATCATTTGCTATAGAAAATGTAGAAAGTGGACAAGCAATTTCTAGCATTTCTGGGACTGGAAAATGTGAAAGCTACTTCATTTTTAGTATTGAAACCTCCCTTGGGGATGCACTTCGgatatttctatattttatggGCCTTGCATATTGTTTCGTTGGATTGTCTGCTATTACTGCTCGATTTTTTCGGTCCATGGAGAATGTTGTGAAGCACTCAAGGAAGGTGGTAGAGATAGATCCACACACCAATACTGAAATTATTAGATATGAGAAGGTCTGGAATTTTACAATAGCAGATATCAGCTTACTGGCGTTTGGCACTAGCTTTCCTCAAATATCACTAGCTACTATTGATGCTATTCGAAATATTGGCAACCTGTATGCTGGAG GTCTGGGACCTGGAACACTGGTTGGTTCTGCTGCTTTCGACCTTTTTCCCATTCATGCTGTTTGCGTTGTAGTGCCTAAGGCAGGggagttgaaaaaaatatctgATATAGGAGTTTGGCTAGTTGAGCTCGTTTGGTCTTTCTGGGCTTATATTTGGCTATACATTATTTTGGAG GTGTGGACACCAAAAGTAATAACTCTTTGGGAAGCTTTGTTGACTGTGCTACAGTATGGATTACTGCTTACACATGCTTATGCTCAAGATAAGAGATGGCCCTACTTGTCCCTTCCTTT GGCAAGAACCGAGAGGCCAGAGGAATGGGTGCCACCTGAGATTGATATATGCAAACAGGATAATCCCTGTAGAGAGGAATTTCAAGCCCATGAGAATGAGCAGAGAAGCATTGTTGACATTTTCTCCATCCATGATAGTGATGGGAAAG TTCCTGGACACGATATTGCTGAATCCTCCAATAGTAATATTCCCGAGGAGATGGATGGAAAGGCAGACCACCCTCATGTGcttaaaatttggaaacaaCAGTTTGTGGATGCACTTTCG TTGGAAACTTCAGAATCAAAGCAGCGGAATAACATCTATTTACGATCAGCAAGATTATGCTGGCAGTTGATTGTTGCTCCATGGAGActtttgtttgcttttgtACCTCCTTATCACATTGCTCATGGATGGGTTGCCTTTATTTGCTCCCTTATGTTCATAAGTGGGATAGCTTATGTCCTTACTAAGTTCACAGATCTAATAAGCTGTGTCTCAG GAATAAATCCTTATGTCATAGCATTTACAGCATTGGCAAGTGGAACTTCTTGGCCAGATTTAGTGGCTAGTAAGATTGCTGCTGAGCGCCAGACAACGGCAGACTCTGCCATTGCAAACATAACTTGCAG CAATTCAGTGAACATATACGTGGGAATTGGAGTTCCATGGCTGATAAGCACTACATACAACTTCATAGCATATAAAGAACCATTAAAGATAAAGGATGCAGGAGGGCTGAGCTTCAGTTTGTTGGTGTTTTTTTCGACATCTGTGGCTTGCATTGTTGTGCTTGTGTTTAGACGTGTAACATTAGGTGCAGAACTTGGAGGGCCAAAGGTTTGGGCTTGGATTACATGTATCTTTTTCATGGTGCTTTGGGTCATCTTTGTGGTCTTGTCTTCACTCAAGGTTTCAGATATTATCTGA
- the LOC101205063 gene encoding uncharacterized protein LOC101205063, with product METIEHTTINTNGIKMHIASIGTGPVVLLLHGFPELWYSWRHQLLYLSSVGYRAIAPDLRGFGDTDAPESHTAYTAFHIVGDLVGALDELGIEKVFVVGHDWGAIIAWYFCLFRPDRVKALVNLSVHFLPRNPAISFVQGFRFAFGDDFYICRFQVPGEAEKDFGSIDTTELFKKILCGRTPDPPILPKGLGIRSIPSPHDLPSWLSQEDINYFATKFNHTGFTGGFNYYRALDLTWELTASWNKAQVQVPVKFIVGDLDLTYYFPGAKEYIHNGGFKTDVPFLEEVVVMEDTAHFINQERPHEISVHIHEFIKKF from the exons ATGGAGACCATTGAACACACCACCATCAACACTAATGGCATCAAAATGCACATCGCCTCCATAGGCACCGGCCCAGTTGTTCTTCTCCTCCATGGCTTCCCCGAGCTTTGGTACTCATGGCGCCACCAGCTTCTCTACCTTTCTTCGGTTGGATATCGAGCCATTGCCCCCGACCTCCGGGGCTTTGGCGACACCGACGCCCCTGAATCACATACAGCCTACACCGCCTTCCATATTGTGGGAGATTTGGTTGGGGCTTTGGATGAGCTTGGGATTGAGAAGGTGTTTGTTGTAGGCCATGATTGGGGGGCCATCATTGCTTGGTATTTTTGCTTGTTTAGGCCTGATAGAGTCAAGGCATTGGTGAACCTCAGCGTCCATTTCCTGCCAAGAAATCCAGccatttcttttgttcaaGGTTTTAGATTTGCCTTTGGTGATGACTTCTACATTTGTAGGTTTCAG GTCCCAGGAGAGGCTGAAAAGGATTTTGGGTCCATTGACACAACTGAGTTATTCAAAAAGATTCTTTGTGGAAGAACTCCAGATCCTCCAATATTGCCTAAAGGGCTTGGAATTCGTTCTATCCCATCCCCACATGACCTTCCTTCTTGGCTCTCACAAGAAGATATCAACTATTTTGCTACCAAATTTAACCACACTGGCTTCACTGGAGGATTCAACTACTATCGAGCTCTCGACTT AACTTGGGAGCTGACGGCATCGTGGAACAAAGCACAAGTCCAAGTGCCAGTGAAGTTCATCGTTGGGGATTTGGATCTGACCTACTATTTTCCAGGAGCCAAAGAGTATATCCACAATGGTGGATTCAAGACGGACGTGCCATTTTTGGAGGAAGTAGTTGTAATGGAAGATACTGCCCACTTCATCAACCAAGAAAGGCCACATGAAATCAGTGTTCACATCCATGagtttatcaagaaattcTGA